In the genome of Streptomyces globosus, one region contains:
- a CDS encoding RNA polymerase-binding protein RbpA, whose amino-acid sequence MGEAERGESAPRLRISFWCSNGHETQPSFASDAQVPDTWDCPRCGFPAGQDRDNPPAPPRTEPYKTHLAYVRERRTDADGEAILAEALAKLRGEI is encoded by the coding sequence ATGGGCGAGGCCGAGCGCGGCGAGTCCGCGCCCCGCCTGCGCATCTCGTTCTGGTGCTCGAACGGGCACGAGACGCAGCCCAGCTTCGCCAGCGACGCCCAGGTGCCGGACACCTGGGACTGCCCGCGCTGCGGGTTCCCGGCCGGCCAGGACCGGGACAACCCCCCGGCGCCGCCGCGCACCGAGCCGTACAAGACGCACCTGGCGTACGTGCGCGAACGCCGCACCGACGCCGACGGCGAGGCCATCCTCGCCGAGGCCCTCGCCAAGCTCCGCGGCGAGATCTGA
- the secG gene encoding preprotein translocase subunit SecG, whose product MGFSIALIVFSALLMLLVLMHKGKGGGLSDMFGGGMQSSVGGSSVAERNLDRITVVVGLLWFACIVALGLMMKSNG is encoded by the coding sequence ATGGGGTTCTCGATCGCCCTGATCGTCTTCAGTGCGCTGCTGATGCTGCTCGTGCTGATGCACAAGGGCAAGGGCGGCGGCCTCTCCGACATGTTCGGCGGCGGCATGCAGTCCTCCGTCGGCGGCTCCTCGGTCGCCGAGCGCAACCTCGACCGCATCACGGTCGTGGTCGGCCTGCTGTGGTTCGCGTGCATCGTCGCCCTCGGCCTGATGATGAAGTCGAACGGCTGA